A genomic region of Lysinibacillus sp. 2017 contains the following coding sequences:
- a CDS encoding dihydroorotate dehydrogenase electron transfer subunit → MIRQEKMTVVAQRSIATNIFELTLQGQLVQDMTPGQFVHVKVSDTFEPLLRRPISIANVDKEKSKFTMIYRAEGRGTKFLATNREGQIVDVLGPLGNGYPVDAAEPGQTALLVGGGIGVPPLYELSKQLNARGVKTIHVLGFQSEDVCFYEEEFNALGDTYYATVDGTKGTKGFVTTVFDEVNPEFDVFYSCGPLAMLRALEGYYPEKEGYLSFEERMGCGIGACFACVCDTTDKIEKDYVKVCSDGPVFPKGVVAL, encoded by the coding sequence ATGATTCGTCAAGAGAAAATGACCGTTGTAGCACAAAGAAGTATTGCGACAAACATTTTCGAATTGACACTACAAGGACAACTGGTTCAGGACATGACTCCTGGCCAGTTTGTTCATGTCAAGGTGTCAGATACATTCGAACCACTGTTACGTCGACCAATTAGTATTGCCAACGTAGATAAAGAAAAAAGTAAATTTACGATGATTTATCGTGCAGAAGGGCGAGGTACGAAATTCCTTGCGACAAACCGTGAAGGTCAAATTGTTGATGTGCTCGGACCACTCGGAAACGGCTACCCTGTAGATGCAGCTGAGCCTGGTCAAACAGCGCTATTAGTAGGTGGCGGTATTGGTGTACCACCATTATATGAGTTATCAAAACAATTAAATGCGCGCGGTGTCAAAACAATCCACGTATTAGGCTTCCAATCAGAAGATGTATGTTTTTATGAAGAAGAGTTTAACGCTTTAGGCGACACATACTATGCGACAGTAGACGGTACAAAGGGAACTAAAGGATTCGTTACAACCGTTTTCGATGAAGTAAATCCTGAATTCGATGTGTTTTATTCTTGTGGACCTTTAGCAATGCTACGCGCATTAGAAGGCTATTATCCAGAAAAAGAAGGCTATCTATCGTTTGAAGAACGCATGGGCTGCGGGATTGGTGCTTGCTTCGCCTGTGTATGCGACACGACTGATAAAATCGAAAAAGATTATGTGAAAGTGTGCTCAGATGGGCCAGTATTCCCGAAAGGAGTTG